In Rhodamnia argentea isolate NSW1041297 chromosome 1, ASM2092103v1, whole genome shotgun sequence, the genomic window CAAATTGCACTTAAGTTGGACAGCAACAGCTACAATTTTGCCAAGTTCTTGTAGGCATTATGGATCTTTTCTTGCAATTTCCTGAAAACTCGACAAAGAACGATGACATCTCTTTGTGAAAATTGTTCATCAGACACTCGTTGTTAGACAAGTTTTCCTTTCTGTTGAAACTAAACATGTGACCTTCTGGTTGGTCAAGCACTGTAATAGCAAAAGAAGCGtgcgatgattttttttctttttctttttcctctttctgaTGGAAGATTGAACAGTATAATGGTACAGGACAATGAGCTCAAAGTTCTCCTATGTTCTGAGGAGTATTAACTTCAAAGAAGTAATGAATGCGGGAGTCAACAGCTGCATCAAGAGGCCGCTGCACCTACAAACTTTGGCTGCGATCCTGGCTTAGATTGACAGCCAGCTGAACCATTAATGGGTGTCTGATGAGCAATTCTGGGGCTCCACTGTCCCCCTCAGTGTCTCTGAAGTTACGTAATAAGAGTCAGTCTCGGGAATAAGCATCGATATAGTTACAACACCCTTATGCATCAGTGTTCATGTCAGTTTAAGAAGTAAGGATTCCCCTTTTCACAACTCTCCATTTATATCTGGTTCCAACTTTATATTGCCATTCCAAACACGGCTTTCTGTTAATTCACCCGCGAAGTTGGTGCCTACAGACTCACCTTTCGTTTGCCGAGTGTGCTTAAGTTGGACTCGAACAGCTGTGTTCTTATTAACTTCAAGCAGGCATTACACATCTTTTCATGCGACTTCCTGCAAAACTAGAGTACCCATTTTGTCAAAACTCGACATACCACACCCTGTTTGGTCAGGAAGTGACATTATGAAGCGCCGGATGACCCTTTTAGAGCTCAATGTTCCTGCATGTCCTGTGCGCAAGGAAAAGATTTCTTTCATCCCGTGTAACCAGTATGAGTACTAGAACAGTTGAACGCCTCATTGCAAATTTACTTGAAATAACTCCCCGTCAACTTTCACAACTCTAGGAAATAGGACTGACCTTGTACTCTTTGCATGCTGTACATATAAGATTCAGTTTCATACTTCATATATGACATGTAAGGAATGATGTGAGATAATGTACCAACATGTCTTCTCTCTTTCCGATCAGAAACCTTCAGATGCGCATTATATGTCTCTAGGAGCCAAATGTATTGTCCAATTCTACGATTTTGAACCCGAAATGCAAGTTTCCATCAGAAAGCAACCCCTGAGATTAATGCCTCGTGGTTATATCTGAAATATGGAGAAGTTACTGTAACTCAGTGTATTGCTAATATTACTGGGACTAAGCCAATTATAACTCAGAACATATCTGATTGCATGTCTGATAGGTGATAAGTGAAAAGCCGTTTTAAGTGCAACCACAATACCCTTCCTAACATTCCAAAGcagaaaattttggattatttttcctaataaaaaatcattagaaGATGCTTCGAAAAGGCTGATTACTTAAAACTGTTTCTTTCGTTTTTCGTCGATGCTGATTACTTTCGCCTGAATAAATGCAATATTTAAGCTAGATTTTTGTTTTGTCGGTGTTTAAGTAAATCCTTTTCTCTGCAATTTGAGAATTAAGTATAAGAATGGCGGCTGACTCTTGGAAAATTTTAGCCTATAATTAGGCTGTCTATGCAGTTCAAAAATTTAGTGGAAACTAAATCTACTAGAGAATCTATTCATGTCAGATGAAAAATCTTAACAATAGGCTGTTCATTTCATATGTGTtgaatgaagaaaatatttccaaaatgcATTCATGAAATGGCATTTCCTTTTATCATTCTTCATCCAGAGAAAGAAAGATATTCTTTCAAGAATCATATCCTTCTTCTGTTAAACATGCACTCTCTGCACCTGCTTCTATAATAAATTCCAGGATATGAAAGATGCCAGACTAGACATAAATGTTGCATTTCAAATGTCTTTAGTTCATTGTGTCTTCATTTTAAGGTTGACCTCTCAAcgtaaaaatccaaaaatttgatttgCTTTGGTATGAGCTTTATGGATGGTAACTTTGCAACTGCTACACGACGCAGCGATGCTGTAATTTAGTTTAAGAGTGAAATTATTTCATGTAAACATTTGTATTTCCGAGCAGCGGAGTTAACATCTTTCGACATTCACTAATGCAGTCATAGGGGATTACATTCTTATGGATCTCATATAATCTAACTATTTTCGGATctcttgggatttttttttccaattttacatGTGGTTTCTGATACTTGTTTCCAAACAATACAGAAGCACCAAAATCTTGAGGAATTTATCGGGATTGAAAGAAAGCAAGTGGAGGAATATCTTAATGAACCTACAAACCTAGACTAATATGATGCGGCAgggcaaaaaggaaaactgCAAAGACAGATGACACTTTTTCTGTCTATATGACAAAATCCGAtcatttatttctttgaaaggtaACATATCATGTATGTATTTGAAAAACGATGCCCTGCACATGCAGACATTTCTATAGGTCTATTAAAAAGTAGCCTCTGAAGGACAACTCGGTGTACGTTTCCTTTCATAAAAGTGGGAACGGAATGTCGAATCGATGAGTTCATAGAAAGAGGAATTTCTAAGAGGATGCCAATCAACTCAAGCGCGATTTCTGTCCATTTCTAGCTGAATTCGACATTCGTTGCTCAACAAGAAAAAGCTGCTTATTAATGAGTATAACCCAGAAATGGAAAAGATACGATTCAtggatttcatgaaaaatccaagtGATTTCATCATATCTGGTTCTCTTCCTCACTAATTAATCTCAACCGACCTCACACACAGCCCTTTTTATAGGCCTCCCTTTTGTTTGATATGAAGAACTCATTAGTCATTACAACCACTGCAGACATAGAGTTAATCCTGAGGTCCAGTACAGCATTCATAGAAAGAGAATGCCGACAAGTCAATTGCATGGTGTCTCTAGCCCAAAGTGCGAGGTCACTGCACTTGTGGTCGATGACGACACGGTTAGCCAAATGATTCACCACAAGCTCCTGAACATCCTTGGAATCGAGAACGATGTCGTCGTGAACGGGAAACAGGCGGTTGACATCCACCTATCTGGCAAGAAATTTGACCTCATTCTCATGGATAGGGACATGCCTGTCATGAATGGCATAGAGGTACTATTGACTTTCCTATGGTCTAACTAAGAGCTAGAGAAAACCTAAGCTTGAAGCAAGGAAAAAGCCATCGGAAAttaatgttttgttttttgacaGGCAACAAAGAAACTGCGAGACATGGGCATTAGGAGCACCATTGCAGGCGTTTCATCTCACTCATCctcgaaagaaaaacaagaattcTTCGAAGCGGGTCTTGATGTATATCATGAGAAGCCTTTGTCAGTTGCTAAGCTCCTCTCTGTTGTCAGTAAGATCAAGCATAAGGCATAGCGTGAACGTGCACGGCAGTATTTAACCGCTGTTCCCTTGAGATATTGATGATGTCGGCCTGAATGTACTGCATAAGAAAGTGcagcatttttttcccttcttataTGGTTCAATGAAGGAACTTTATAGGCATGctgaagttttctttttttgctctgCCTCTCCTGTAAGAGAGCATGATCCTGACTCATCACATGCTAATGCTTTGTACTAGGACTTATAACTAATCTTTAAAGGGATGTTCAAATAAGTTGAAACCAGATACAAAGTGGTTAGCTCATTTTGAATGGCCAATGTCTGTGAACTTTCCAGATTGTTTAGTCTATCTAACTAAATTTAAAGTTCTTCCATCCGGATTTTTCTTAAGTGGCATATATCAGTTCTTCACACGATAGAGCAAGATAATGAGACTTGGTTTGATTGCGGGACTCCTAATTCTATAGCGTACTTGTATGACGGATTTGATGCGACCAATGAGCTATCGACATGTGTCCTTGGTCGCCTGATGGGAACGGAGCCAGCGCCCCACGGTTACCGATTGCAGGACTAACCGGGTGGGATGCATCAGGATGACCCCGTTGGCGTGGCACCAGTTGAATCCCTAAGTCTTGAGTTGATCCCACTGGAGGGGGTGGTAGTCTAACCACCACCCAAAAAGCCGGGTGCATATCGGTCCACTACAGTGGCCTAACTGTAGCCCTGACCCATCTGACAGGTCAGGGCAACGCCTGTAAACGCATTTAAAAGGTAAGTCACCTGTAAATACAGGCTATTCATGCCCAGGCACGCATAAGCCAGTTCTGTCCTCCAAATACTGAGTCTATTCCTCCCACTCTTTGCAGTTACCGACTTACGTATCGGAAGGCCAATCCGGATCACACCGCATGCCTTAACCTGTTATATGTGGGTGCATGTCGAATCCTCCATCAGAGCTTGGGCTGCCTTCAAAAGGACCAGATTGAACTTCGGCGTGTACGGTGATACTTCTGGTAAAAATGGGTGTCCCAAGCATTTTATGATGTCCATATGTTGTATATACACCAGGATCTGTCACTACAGATCTCCTCTAAATTTGATTCTATTATTGATGACAGCCAACTTAAGTTGGATGAGATTTCAGTGGTGGAAAGTAcataaaaggaaattttttgaacATTTAAATCTGAGAAAAGGAGAATGATAAGGGAAATAACTACTTGCCGAATCTTTGGTTAGTCCATGATTTATGAGTTATTTGTTTTTGCTGGAATGCGCTAGTCAAGGGAGTCCTAGTTCAAGTTTTCCTGATGGgaccaagatttttttttactttcttgctAGAACTAGACTCTTCTGCCGTATGTACCTCCTCCATATTCTGCTGAGTAATGTCCATCTGACTCATCCAATATGGTTATTCCGTAcccctattttcttttttatggatGATGAGATTCCATTTATATAGTGTCAATTCCACTAGAATCCAAGCCTTTACAAAGGAGATTCATATTTTTCCAGAAGATTTGAGGAGATCGATTCACGGCTGCCAACCATATATTTGAAATCTTAACTATTCAAAGAcgaaaaaccagaaaaaaaacaTTCATTAGGAATCAACAATGAAACATCACAACCAAGAATCGAGGTGTTCTAACTCTCCTTTCCTTACAACTAGATTCCATCGATCTTGTGCAGAACAAGGCTTCAATCCCACACAAAATGCAGCTTGAAGCTCCGCCAAAGAGTCTGATCTGGGTGGTGGCCAATACCATTCATCTCCTCAAATTACTGAAGCAATCTTTGCATGTAAATCAACTGCAAAGTCATAGATTACTCTGTTAAGAAAAGCTTCATTAAGCACCCCGAAAGTAGGAAAGGCATTTTGAATCGACCGAGGGATTTCTAAGAGGATGCCAATCGACTGATGTGTGATTTCTGGCCATTTCCAGCTGAATTCCACATTCGTTGGTCCACAAGAAAAAGCTGCTTATTACTTGAAAAAACTGTTAAAAGGCGAAGAAAAGAGCAGCTGTGCATAAAATGACAGTGACAGGATAGTTTAGGAGACGAGACTCTGcttccatcaatttcttttccacTTCTCGCTCCTTGTTATCCATATGAATACATATTTCCACCATCGCAAGGGCTCGACTTTGCTTgagttcttcaattttttggtGTGCACGCCAAATAAGATATTCCTGCAAAGAATGTTGCAAAAATTCAGTCATGGAAGGACATCATATGCTTGAAAGCAAGAGAAAAAATGTGGCAGAAAGGTGGAACACAGTGTATACCTATCTAGTCTTGGCTTCGTTCTCAGCATATCTAACCCTTACTTCATGACATTCCTCAATCTACAAAACACAGACATATTATACCCAGAACCATAAAATTAGTAGCACCTACCTTAACCTAAGTGCGCTAAGGCAAACAGTTGGCTTGCATTCAAAAATGTATAAGACAATATAGGGATTTTACCTTGATCATTTGTCCTTTCATCAGCAGTCCAAGTGGCTTGGGTTCCACTTACTGTTGTTCCAGAGCTGACACAAGTGCAATGCACTGATATAGATAGGGAACTCTCAAAGCTCGTAGCTGAGTTAGATCATGGTGTGTCATCATCTCTCACTGCAATGCAAGTTTACTCTCTAGCCTTGTAGATGATTCTTCCTCTAAATTACCTTACGACCAACATGGTGTATAGGTGGGCTCTAATTTTTGAGTTAAGATTAGGTGTTCTTACATCTGATATCATTTCCATTGCCCGTAGACAGGGTGCTTAATTGATATCTAAGCCACTAAACGATTCTCGTGAGTCGGTCAAACATGCTTATGATGACCTGCTGTCCAAACAACGGTTAATATGCCTTGGAGATAGGGAAAGTTGGAGATGAGTGCGCTGAGCTAGTGAACTCTGTTGGCTCTGAGGCTGAATCTAAAGCTAAGGACCGTCTTCTCTCTAGTTTCATGAAGTACATACAATCTGCCAATGTAGAAGAGAAAGATCATTTAAAATCACTGGTTTATCCTGGCCAATCTGAGTATGGGGACACAAACAAGGCGAGGTATCATAGCCAATTAGCAGACAAAAAAGAGAAGGCCTTCTCTCTGTTGAAGCTGTTGTATCTATTTATGATGATGGGACAAACGGGTTCTTGACATGGCTGATCACAATGGAAAGGGAATGGAAGCAGGTCTCTGGATGAATCCTCATCTTTGTTTGGTGAACTCGAAGAGCTAGTAGAGAAATGCTTGATGGTTAGTGAATTTCTGAATGATTTACGGCATTTttgttgggactttggtctccaaatcccataagaagataaatgagaagtgaaggatggagcaaaatccaaacaaacatgtttgtctgatttttttctttgaacaaacatgttcttttggaagatgtctattcgatttcgtgactcttcattcttttgAAAGGTGTCTATttgatttcgtgactcttcattttATTGGAAAATGTCCATTCGGTTTCGTAACTCTTCATTCGTTTGAAAGAGAACTGTTCGGATTAGTAACTCTTCGTTCTCAACCTTTAGTTCGTGACTCTTCgcatcattgtctataaataaagcattgaccgtcaCATGAAAAAACTACTaccatttttacttcattattCATCATTTATGCGATTATTCTACGAAGTGCGTTCGAAGGTTTCCTCTGAAGAAGTATCGCTTTAAAGGAAAGGCGATCCGTTTTATCCtgggaggcaattgtccaagacccttgggtaccgattgaggggacaaatttgtcttaaggacacaacgtcatttcgttgggctcggatcattccTCTACGTTCAGAttactcatttgcatttggTTTCAGATTTGTCGATCAACGTTATTCTACATATACGAACACTTATAGGCGACTACAATTTTTGCTGACTGGGATGTTCCTTGCGGTGACAACAGCATGGAAAGTcgggaattttttttctgaagAAAACTGGGCATCCATTTTCAAAAGCGATGTTGTTTCCAGTAAAAACTTGGTTGATCAATTGTCTGTTGTTGTTTTACTCGACAAGATCAGGAATGCTGTTACATTCAATTTAGAGTTTGCAGATGTATTTGGATCGGTCTCACAAGTTCGTGGCACTATTGACACTGCATTCGAGCAGCTATTGGAAGTTGAAATGGAGCAGGGAACTATCATTGAACGATAACAGGATTACTTTGTAAAGGTAGCCTCATCACTGAGCGGCCGTTGGCTGTGGAAGAAGAATCTCTTAAGTGTGGGGATCATCTCTCCTGGGAAGAGGCTGAAGAATTAGCATCTCAGGAAGAATGTTGTAGGGCACAACTGGACCAGCTCCACCAGTCCTGGAACCAGAGGGACAAACGTACTTTTTCTCTCATTAAGAGAGACAGATGTTGAAAGTCTCTTGAGTTCATGTCGACATCATTTTCAGTCTTTAATGAATGCTGAAGAAGAAATAGGCTTGCATGCTTTAAGAAGCAAAGCACTCTCGTCCACATTATAGTCAATCCCTTCCACGAATTAGAATCACTAGACAAATTTCTGTACAGTTGGTACTTCGGCTTTGAAGGCAGGCATCAGGGCTCCTAATTTAGCAGATTGTGTAAGTTATGGGCAAGCGCTATGTGAAAAAGTCTGGAAGTTTGGTGGTTCTGGGAAGAAAGTTACCTTCTTTATCTGGAAAATAAAAGGGCAGGGTGCATGAGCTCAAAGAGAACGTAAAGGAGTGCTTATATATTTGTTCAGATGGAATGGATGCATGACATTCTATTGACGCCCTCACACGATATCCGGGTCACATTGCATAAATAGCTATTCAGTGGTGACAACCTGCGACAAAATTATACTAAATATCAACAGGCAAAGACCGTTGGAAGTAATGCAATCTGCTGCATCCTGAATAGCTCGGTCAATTGTGGGCCCGCAAGCAGTTGAAAGAACTTCCGTTGCTGCAGAAGGACAGCTAGAAAGGGCAATGGGATGGGCGTGTGGAGGTAGCTGTTCTGGTCTTGCTGGGAATAGTTCCAGCAAAATGTCAAAAGTTCCTCCTGAGTTCCACGAGCATTTAACTAGTAGACTATGATTTAGTGGGGACTCTATCTAGATTCTAATGTGTGGCactctcttttccatttttctattttgtctaGATGATCGTGGCCTAGATCTAGAAATTTGTTCTTCTTGATTCTTTTAAACTCGCGCTTTTTTCACTCCCCTTATGACTTTGACACTTCTTTTTGAGTGCATTTTGACCATCATATCATTTGTGTGCCCCACCACTTATGGtacaattttaaattatttcctttttttttgtcaactcttttatttcgtttttctttttttccttgtgggtccccctcttttctccttttcttcttcttcttcctccttcccacGTCTCCCACTTGTCTCTCTGTTATCTCTCTTGCACGACATACCCTCTCTATGCCTCACACTCCTTCCAAGAACCTTGGCGTTCTTGTTTATTATCTATGATGTCAATCTGGTCTTCCTCCACACTTTCGCCGATGAAGCTATTTGACACCCAAAAACTTGAGCTAGGGTTAGGAGCTACGTCGCGAGTGACCCAAGTTGTGCCAAAAGAGTTAGGAGTGGAGTTTGGCACAAAAAAACCTTCTCCTAGTGTGGGTTCTAGTTAGAAGCAATTCCtcacaaacataaaaaaaaataaaaattgttatTGACATATGTCTCGCTCCTAATACATCGTCACGACGGCATCGTTTGGTAGCCAATTTGAGGAAGCTACTTTATCCGGCTCGCTTTTGAGGCTATTGAGGTGGTTTTCCACGGGAGGTGCGAGGGTGACATGCTTGTGCGTGCATGTGATGATTTGGTCATGCAGTGAAGTTTGACGGGCACATATCAATAGTCCGAATCGCTCGAGAGAGGCGCACTTCCGTGTTTGTTTCGAGGACTCAGCTTGCTCTgtttccttcaatttgatgTTGAGCAAACGCCATCGCAACTATTTTAAGTGATTCGGTCTTGGTCTTGGTCTTGGCCTTTTGATTGGTTGATACCATCGTCTTCAGCCTAGGCTATCGTATCGCAACTAGCTACCGTCTGATAACGTTTGGCTCTAGGAAGTGGCAAGATGACCTTCTCAACCCCTCTCTAGTCATTGCGTGAATCGAATAGGGGTGCCATTGAGAATATATGCTGCGATAATAAGTCGTCTTGATGAATAGATgctcttgttaaaaaaaaaaaaaaaaccttcgaGTTGTGATTCCGCAATTGGCATGGaacggaaggaggaggaggaggaaagcgggacccacaaggaaaaaaagaataaacaaaataaaggagtagaccaaataaaaaaatcatataaaattatATCAAAAGTGATGGGACACGtaataggggtgagcggttcccggttcGGTCCGTTTCTCACTTTTCGGAATCACGGACCAGACCGGCCTCCCTCtgaatcgagaatcggaccggaccggaccgtcggtCCTGTCCGGCTCCAAAGGTTTCGGGTCTGCGATTCTAAAAAGTGGAGgtacactttgatagaagacacGATCGAGCTCGAGATCGAAGAAATAAGAGTCGATGTACCACGAGTTCGGTGGAatcaaggcctcttcaattggcggCTCCAGATCGAACTCATCCACCAACAACTTGGTTGCAGACGGTGCCAATGAAGTCCGAGGCGAGACAAACGATGGGATGACTTAGGACTCGTCTGTGTAGAGAGAGAAGTGAAGATTGGATAGTGGAGAGGTAAGAAAAAATGTCTACAGCGCTACGCtgaagtgaagcaaagaaaccctaaaggatctaaacctaaacaacaagtaaatgttaggtttgctttttaaaaaaaaaatttttaaaaaaaactagcCCGATCTTAGAACTTGGAATTgagaaccggaccgcccggtcaccggttctAATTTTAGAACCTGGGAATTggaccggatccccctaaaatcgagaatcggaccatCGATCTCGATCCAGTCCGGACAGTCCCGATCCGAGCGgtctttttgctcacccctaccacGTAAGAAACAGAAAATTTGCAGCCATGGAAAAGCAATTACGAGACCATGGAAGGACCCGGTAGTCCTGGAAGTAGGAACAAATTACAGTtggatatctctctctctctgcctagAAGTTTCCGTCAATTGAAGCAAAAATCGAAGACTTGTACTAACCCCTTCTGTGCGCCAAACCTTTCCTCGTTCAACGCCTGCTCTTGACACAGAGTGCGGGGACTTCCCTTCTAATCTTCTCTCACGTTGGCCCGTGTCTTTCAAGTCGGTCAACTGTTGGACAAGCTCGCTTCATCTCAAAGATTTGAACTTTTTGATCTGGCTCGCTCAAACTGAACTACCCTTTTCCTCTTTGATCTCTTCTCGCGCGAGCTTTTTCTGCTCTCTTGGCTGGTCCTCGCTGATTTGAGCTCCAAAAAGCCGTCTTTCTTTAGCTCATGTCAACCCAAGGACAGAAGGCTCGGGTTTGAGTTCTTGGGGCGGCTGCGGATGCCCCAATCTTGAGTTCAAGATCGTTTTGGGAGGTTCTGGTGCTTAACCCAATTGCTATTTCAGTGTGCTATTTAGTGGTTAGATGCAATTCTTTTGGCTCTTGCTTATCTGATCACCGGCATACGAGTTTGACTTGTAGACTTGGAGATTTAGTGCTTCGGGTTACAGATCGAAACCATGGTTATTGTATTTTAGCTGTCCCTCGAGGTGTTTGATTTTCGGTTAGTCCACAAATTGATGGCCGCTTGCAAGAAACCCCGCACCAAAGAGGCGGGTCGTCGCCGATTCGTGTTTGTAGTTGTATTTACGCTCATGTTTGTCTCTGTTGTGCTTTTTTGCCTAAGAGCATATCCGGTTTCAAACATCGCTATGGAGCCTGCTgatgatacgaatcataagtATAGTCATTCTCGTTTGAGGGGGAATCTCAACCTCCCTAAGCAAAATGAACTGTCAATTCAATTGGAAATGCGCAACTGGTTGCCTGCTAGAAACAGAGATCTATATCCCACTCTGGCAAAGGATCACATAACTGTAGTGTTGTACGTTCATAATCGGCCTCAGTACCTCCAAGTAGTCGTGAAGAGCTTATCACAAGTAAAAGGTATAGGTGAGACTCTGCTGATAGTTAGTCATGATGGGTACTTTGACGAGATGAACAAGATTGTGGAAGGTATAAGATTTTGCCAAGTGAAACAGATCTTCTCTCCTTATTCGCCTCACATTTTTCCCAGTAGCTTCCCCGGTGTATCACCTAACGACTGTAAGGGCAAGGATGATGCAGCGAAGAAGCATTGTGAAGGAAATCCGGATCAGTATGGAAATCACCGAGCGCCAAAAGTTGTCTCACTGAAGCATCATTGGTGGTGGATGATGAACACGGTGTGGGATGGATTAAAGGAGACTCGGGGGCATTCTGGCCATATTCTTTTCATAGAAGAGGaccattttatttttccgaaTGCATACCGCAACTTGCAGATCCTCACTTCACTGAAGTCTAAGAAATGTCCCGATTGCTATGCTGCAAACTTAGCACCTTCTGATGTCAAGTCGAGGGGAGAAGGTTGGGAGAGTTTGATCGCCGAGAGGATGGGTAATGTAGGTTACTCCTTCAACCTAACTGTATGGAGAAAAATCCATGAAAAGGCTAAAGATTTCTGCTACTTCGATGATTACAACTGGGACATTACAATGTGGACTACAGTTTATCCCTCCTTCGGGGCTCCAGTGTATTCATTGCGAGGACCTAGGACTAGTGCGGTTCACTTCGGGAAGTGTGGGTTACATCAAGGCCAGGGCGAGCAAACTGCTTGTGTCGATAATGGGGTTGTGAACATTGAAGTAAACGATGAAGATAAGGTCGCAAATATCAAATCTGAGTGGAGTGTGCATGTCCATAAGCATCAACCAGGTTATAAGGCCGGGTTCAAGGGTTGGGGAGGCTGGGGTGATGAGAGGGACCGTCTGTTATGCTTGGAGTTTGCTCGCATGTATAAAATCACAGAGACAGCTTCCTTCTGaatagccaacttttgatttTCCTGCTGCTGTCCCATGAGGCTCCAGTTATTCTAGATGAGTTATCAATAGAAATACACATAGCATTTCTGTGTATCTAATAGAAACTTCAATTATTTGgtataaattttctcaaatGGATCAGCTTTTCGTATTAGCTTTATGGCATATACCGTCCTTTTGTCtcccttttacttttctttggtCGGCTGTACCTAATGTTCAGTCTACATGGCATTAGAAGTTCCTCTCTATCGTCTCAATTTAAGTCACCAGGAAATTGGAAATCCTTACAAGAGAAGTTCTTTCTCTAAGGATTTGTTGCAATTCATTACTTATAAATGCTGGTTTTTCCAtccagagaaaaaggaaaggaaaagttGTTTCGGGCTTTTGCCTTGAGGAGAGGCAGAAGAATACTGTAAGCAAGGGCAGCTCATTTGGTCCATATCAGGAAATGGACCGCAATATCCTAATTGTGCCAGTTTCGTTGTGTAGTGGTTGACTGGTGAAACATGTTCCTTTGGTTCTGGACGAATTACGAAATATTGCTTTCTGCATGCAGAGTTTTACGTGATCATTCGCATTGAACGGTTGTCCAGATTAAAGTTAGATGTTCCTTTACCAGCTTCACTTCTCAGGTTCAAGTCCTACTGAAAACTTGTGTCTCTCAT contains:
- the LOC115754556 gene encoding alpha-1,6-mannosyl-glycoprotein 2-beta-N-acetylglucosaminyltransferase; protein product: MAACKKPRTKEAGRRRFVFVVVFTLMFVSVVLFCLRAYPVSNIAMEPADDTNHKYSHSRLRGNLNLPKQNELSIQLEMRNWLPARNRDLYPTLAKDHITVVLYVHNRPQYLQVVVKSLSQVKGIGETLLIVSHDGYFDEMNKIVEGIRFCQVKQIFSPYSPHIFPSSFPGVSPNDCKGKDDAAKKHCEGNPDQYGNHRAPKVVSLKHHWWWMMNTVWDGLKETRGHSGHILFIEEDHFIFPNAYRNLQILTSLKSKKCPDCYAANLAPSDVKSRGEGWESLIAERMGNVGYSFNLTVWRKIHEKAKDFCYFDDYNWDITMWTTVYPSFGAPVYSLRGPRTSAVHFGKCGLHQGQGEQTACVDNGVVNIEVNDEDKVANIKSEWSVHVHKHQPGYKAGFKGWGGWGDERDRLLCLEFARMYKITETASF
- the LOC115754585 gene encoding two-component response regulator 24-like gives rise to the protein MPTSQLHGVSSPKCEVTALVVDDDTVSQMIHHKLLNILGIENDVVVNGKQAVDIHLSGKKFDLILMDRDMPVMNGIEATKKLRDMGIRSTIAGVSSHSSSKEKQEFFEAGLDVYHEKPLSVAKLLSVVSKIKHKA